A genomic region of Staphylococcus roterodami contains the following coding sequences:
- the rpsA gene encoding 30S ribosomal protein S1: protein MTEEFNESMINDIKEGDKVTGEVQQVEDKQVVVHINGGKFNGIIPISQLSTHHIDSPSEVVKVGDEVEAYVTKVEFDEENESGAYILSRRQLETEKSYSYLQEKLDNNEIIEAKVTEVVKGGLVVDVGQRGFVPASLISTDFIEDFSVFDGQTIRIKVEELDPENNRVILSRKAVEQEENDAKKDQLLQSLNEGDVIDGKVARLTQFGAFIDIGGVDGLVHVSELSHEHVQTPEEVVSIGQDVKVKIKSIDRDTERISLSIKDTLPTPFENIKGQFHENDVIEGVVVRLANFGAFVEIAPGVQGLVHISEIAHKHIGSPGEVLEPGQQVSVKILGIDEENERVSLSIKATLPNEDVIESDPATTEAYLDNEDEDNPTIGDMIGDKLKNLKL, encoded by the coding sequence ATGACTGAAGAATTCAATGAATCAATGATTAACGATATTAAAGAAGGTGACAAAGTCACTGGTGAAGTACAACAAGTTGAAGATAAACAAGTTGTTGTTCATATCAACGGTGGTAAATTTAACGGTATTATACCTATTAGTCAACTATCTACGCATCATATCGATAGCCCAAGTGAAGTTGTAAAAGTGGGCGACGAAGTTGAAGCGTATGTCACTAAAGTTGAGTTTGATGAAGAAAATGAATCTGGTGCTTATATTTTATCTAGAAGACAACTTGAAACTGAAAAGTCTTATAGCTATTTACAAGAAAAATTGGATAATAACGAAATCATCGAAGCGAAAGTTACGGAAGTAGTTAAAGGTGGTTTAGTTGTAGATGTAGGGCAAAGAGGTTTTGTACCAGCTTCATTAATTTCAACAGACTTCATTGAGGATTTCTCTGTATTTGATGGACAAACAATTCGCATTAAAGTTGAAGAGTTAGACCCAGAAAATAATAGAGTCATTTTAAGCCGTAAAGCAGTTGAACAAGAAGAAAATGACGCTAAAAAGGATCAATTATTACAATCTTTAAATGAAGGCGATGTTATTGACGGTAAAGTAGCGCGCTTAACACAATTTGGTGCATTTATTGATATCGGTGGTGTTGATGGTCTAGTTCACGTGTCAGAACTTTCACATGAACATGTTCAAACACCAGAAGAGGTAGTCTCAATTGGTCAAGATGTAAAAGTTAAAATTAAATCTATTGATAGAGATACAGAACGTATTTCATTATCAATCAAAGATACATTGCCTACACCATTCGAAAACATTAAAGGTCAATTCCATGAAAACGATGTAATCGAAGGTGTTGTAGTTAGATTAGCTAATTTTGGTGCATTTGTTGAAATCGCACCTGGTGTGCAAGGACTTGTACACATTTCAGAAATTGCACATAAACATATTGGTTCACCAGGAGAAGTACTAGAACCTGGTCAACAAGTTAGCGTTAAAATTTTGGGCATTGATGAAGAAAATGAGAGAGTATCATTGTCTATTAAAGCTACATTACCAAATGAAGATGTTATTGAAAGTGATCCTGCAACAACTGAGGCATACTTAGATAATGAAGATGAAGACAATCCTACGATTGGCGATATGATTGGTGATAAGCTGAAAAATCTTAAATTATAA